One window of the Rosa rugosa chromosome 3, drRosRugo1.1, whole genome shotgun sequence genome contains the following:
- the LOC133739572 gene encoding uncharacterized protein LOC133739572 isoform X1, with protein MDEDLSEKESLLARIQQVEHERDELRKDIEQLCMQQAGPGYLVVATKMHFQRTAGLEQEIENLKKKLATCSRENVNLQEELSEAYRIKGQLADLHNAEVAKNLEAEKQLKFFQGCVAAAFAERDQSIMEAETAREKEELMSKKLSEIEKRLEEHTADCFEQKKLNDKLQTDLAMQEEQNATFKKVIDKFYEIRQDSSEGFGNTSWDTKCACLLDDPAEWWSFNDTSTSKYISSLEEELERVRISAGNLQNRLRVGLEIENHLKRRVSELEKKKIRSDGMLKKEMAELRHHHSQHKVHIISLLNEGSSCIKSIIDAVEKKCRQIDASRLQKLEPPMGDVKQGESECQDVHEITDADPQVVFKDGDPSLSDMVAVGEGDSSKALAQALEDKVATLLLLSQQEERHLLDRNVNAALQSKIDELQRNLLQVTNEKVQALMEMAQLKQEYHQLKERMGQETKRGNSSAQVGDRRVVTHERGGKLKSLLKKTYLSHWVGNLDLRGNEAESDLNSMEFVRMKIENATLRETIGSIEHLTTTVHRLRLSLLKAKEMVTSGDSMLSSMLETLDNIINEAKLVKTALGSSLPLSWSAEADVEFSGHNVSSEAGIVYGEPIHEKIDSVYAVGFEMVELLTLASQILKDNTSKSGS; from the exons ATGGATGAAGATTTAAGCGAAAAGGAGTCGTTGCTGGCTCGCATTCAGCAGGTGGAACATG AGCGTGATGAATTACGTAAAGACATCGAACAATTGTGTATGCAGCAAGCTGGGCCAGGCTACCTTGTTGTGGCTACTAAGATGCATTTTCAAAG GACAGCTGGCTTGGAGCAGGAGATTGAGAACCTGAAAAAGAAGCTAGCTACTTGCTCAAGAGAGAACGTGAATCTTCAAGAGGAGCTCTCTGAGGCTTATAGAATCAAA GGCCAGTTGGCTGATTTGCATAATGCAGAGGTTGcaaag AATTTGGAAGCTGAGAAGCAGCTTAAATTTTTCCAGGGCTGTGTAGCTGCAGCTTTTGCCGAACGGGATCAGTCCATAATGGAG GCTGAGACGGCTAGAGAGAAAGAGGAGCTCATGTCAAAGAAATTGAGTGAGATAGAGAAGAG GTTAGAAGAGCATACTGCAGATTGTTTTGAACAGAAGAAACTTAATGATAAATTGCAAACTGATTTAGCAATGCAAGAGGAGCAGAATGCAACTTTTAAGAAG GTCATCGATAAGTTTTATGAGATCAGGCAGGATTCTTCGGAGGGATTTGGGAATACAAGTTGGGACACCAAATGTGCATGCCTTTTGGATGATCCTGCAGAATGGTGGAGTTTCAATGACACTTCTACATCTAAATATATT AGTTCATTAGAAGAAGAGCTCGAGAGGGTGAGGATCTCTGCTGGTAATCTTCAAAACAGGCTACGAGTG GGTTTGgaaattgaaaatcatttaaagAGGAGAGTTTCGGaattggaaaagaagaaa ATCCGTTCAGATGGAATGTTAAAAAAGGAGATGGCAGAGTTACGTCATCACCATTCTCAGCATAAAGTTCACATCATAAGTTTACTTAATGAGGGAAGCAGTTGTATCAAATCAATAATTGATGCAGTGGAGAAAAAGTGTAGGCAAATTGATGCAAGCAGACTACAAAAGTTGGAGCCACCTATGGGAGATGTAAAGCAAGGTGAATCTGAATGTCAAGATGTACATGAAATTACAGATGCTGATCCCCAAGTGGTATTTAAG GATGGTGACCCTAGCTTATCAGACATGGTGGCAGTTGGGGAGGGTGATTCCTCTAAAGCCCTTGCACAGGCACTGGAAGACAAG GTTGCAACGTTATTGCTTTTATCACAGCAGGAAGAAAGACATTTACTGGACAGAAATGTGAATGCAGCTCTTCAAAGTAAAATAGATGAGCTTCAGAGAAACCTATTGCAG GTTACCAATGAGAAGGTCCAAGCTCTAATGGAGATGGCACAATTAAAGCAGGAATATCATCAACTCAAAGA GAGAATGGGTCAGGAGACGAAAAGAGGCAATTCATCTGCTCAAGTTGGGGACAGGAGAGTAGTTACACATGAAAGAGGTGGAAAACTAAAGAGCTTGCTGAAGAAAACGTACTTGAGCCATTGGGTTGGAAATctagaccttaggggaaatgaagCTGAATCTGACCTAAATAGCATGGAGTTTGTGAG GATGAAGATTGAAAATGCGACCCTTAGGGAAACCATTGGAAGTATCGAACATCTGACTACTACAGTTCATAGGCTTCGTCTATCGCTTTTAAAG GCCAAGGAGATGGTGACTTCTGGAGACTCGATGCTTAGTAGCATGTTAGAAACTCTAGACAACATTATTAATGAGGCAAAACTAGTGAAGACCGCACTAGGAAGTTCCCTACCACTTAGTTGGTCAGCAGAAGCAGATGTGGAATTCAGCGGTCATAATGTTAGCAGTGAGGCTGGTATCGTATATGGGGAGCCCATCCATGAGAAGATAGATTCAGTTTATGCTGTGGGGTTTGAGATGGTGGAACTCCTGACATTAGCATCGCAGATATTAAAGGACAACACAAGCAAAAGTGGGTCCTGA
- the LOC133739572 gene encoding uncharacterized protein LOC133739572 isoform X2, giving the protein MSVMNYVKTSNNCVCSKLGQATLLWLLRCIFKAGLEQEIENLKKKLATCSRENVNLQEELSEAYRIKGQLADLHNAEVAKNLEAEKQLKFFQGCVAAAFAERDQSIMEAETAREKEELMSKKLSEIEKRLEEHTADCFEQKKLNDKLQTDLAMQEEQNATFKKVIDKFYEIRQDSSEGFGNTSWDTKCACLLDDPAEWWSFNDTSTSKYISSLEEELERVRISAGNLQNRLRVGLEIENHLKRRVSELEKKKIRSDGMLKKEMAELRHHHSQHKVHIISLLNEGSSCIKSIIDAVEKKCRQIDASRLQKLEPPMGDVKQGESECQDVHEITDADPQVVFKDGDPSLSDMVAVGEGDSSKALAQALEDKVATLLLLSQQEERHLLDRNVNAALQSKIDELQRNLLQVTNEKVQALMEMAQLKQEYHQLKERMGQETKRGNSSAQVGDRRVVTHERGGKLKSLLKKTYLSHWVGNLDLRGNEAESDLNSMEFVRMKIENATLRETIGSIEHLTTTVHRLRLSLLKAKEMVTSGDSMLSSMLETLDNIINEAKLVKTALGSSLPLSWSAEADVEFSGHNVSSEAGIVYGEPIHEKIDSVYAVGFEMVELLTLASQILKDNTSKSGS; this is encoded by the exons ATG AGCGTGATGAATTACGTAAAGACATCGAACAATTGTGTATGCAGCAAGCTGGGCCAGGCTACCTTGTTGTGGCTACTAAGATGCATTTTCAAAG CTGGCTTGGAGCAGGAGATTGAGAACCTGAAAAAGAAGCTAGCTACTTGCTCAAGAGAGAACGTGAATCTTCAAGAGGAGCTCTCTGAGGCTTATAGAATCAAA GGCCAGTTGGCTGATTTGCATAATGCAGAGGTTGcaaag AATTTGGAAGCTGAGAAGCAGCTTAAATTTTTCCAGGGCTGTGTAGCTGCAGCTTTTGCCGAACGGGATCAGTCCATAATGGAG GCTGAGACGGCTAGAGAGAAAGAGGAGCTCATGTCAAAGAAATTGAGTGAGATAGAGAAGAG GTTAGAAGAGCATACTGCAGATTGTTTTGAACAGAAGAAACTTAATGATAAATTGCAAACTGATTTAGCAATGCAAGAGGAGCAGAATGCAACTTTTAAGAAG GTCATCGATAAGTTTTATGAGATCAGGCAGGATTCTTCGGAGGGATTTGGGAATACAAGTTGGGACACCAAATGTGCATGCCTTTTGGATGATCCTGCAGAATGGTGGAGTTTCAATGACACTTCTACATCTAAATATATT AGTTCATTAGAAGAAGAGCTCGAGAGGGTGAGGATCTCTGCTGGTAATCTTCAAAACAGGCTACGAGTG GGTTTGgaaattgaaaatcatttaaagAGGAGAGTTTCGGaattggaaaagaagaaa ATCCGTTCAGATGGAATGTTAAAAAAGGAGATGGCAGAGTTACGTCATCACCATTCTCAGCATAAAGTTCACATCATAAGTTTACTTAATGAGGGAAGCAGTTGTATCAAATCAATAATTGATGCAGTGGAGAAAAAGTGTAGGCAAATTGATGCAAGCAGACTACAAAAGTTGGAGCCACCTATGGGAGATGTAAAGCAAGGTGAATCTGAATGTCAAGATGTACATGAAATTACAGATGCTGATCCCCAAGTGGTATTTAAG GATGGTGACCCTAGCTTATCAGACATGGTGGCAGTTGGGGAGGGTGATTCCTCTAAAGCCCTTGCACAGGCACTGGAAGACAAG GTTGCAACGTTATTGCTTTTATCACAGCAGGAAGAAAGACATTTACTGGACAGAAATGTGAATGCAGCTCTTCAAAGTAAAATAGATGAGCTTCAGAGAAACCTATTGCAG GTTACCAATGAGAAGGTCCAAGCTCTAATGGAGATGGCACAATTAAAGCAGGAATATCATCAACTCAAAGA GAGAATGGGTCAGGAGACGAAAAGAGGCAATTCATCTGCTCAAGTTGGGGACAGGAGAGTAGTTACACATGAAAGAGGTGGAAAACTAAAGAGCTTGCTGAAGAAAACGTACTTGAGCCATTGGGTTGGAAATctagaccttaggggaaatgaagCTGAATCTGACCTAAATAGCATGGAGTTTGTGAG GATGAAGATTGAAAATGCGACCCTTAGGGAAACCATTGGAAGTATCGAACATCTGACTACTACAGTTCATAGGCTTCGTCTATCGCTTTTAAAG GCCAAGGAGATGGTGACTTCTGGAGACTCGATGCTTAGTAGCATGTTAGAAACTCTAGACAACATTATTAATGAGGCAAAACTAGTGAAGACCGCACTAGGAAGTTCCCTACCACTTAGTTGGTCAGCAGAAGCAGATGTGGAATTCAGCGGTCATAATGTTAGCAGTGAGGCTGGTATCGTATATGGGGAGCCCATCCATGAGAAGATAGATTCAGTTTATGCTGTGGGGTTTGAGATGGTGGAACTCCTGACATTAGCATCGCAGATATTAAAGGACAACACAAGCAAAAGTGGGTCCTGA
- the LOC133739574 gene encoding LIM domain-containing protein WLIM1-like isoform X1 yields the protein MKGIKPRHGNQTLSLSLFYVVLCSVWPPRKDDEEKDQMEAQQNFSQLFEGLVVVRLDWKLSMATFAGTSQKCTACEKTVYLVDKLTADSRSYHKACFRCHHCRGTLKLSNFCSFEGVLYCRPHYDQLFKRTGSLDKSFEGTPKILKPEKPTIENENSKAVSNMFVGTKDKCVGCEKTVYPIEKVSVNGTSYHRRCFKCTHGGCTISPSNYIAHEGKLYCKHHHIQLFKEKGNYSQLENEREKQSETGS from the exons ATGAAAGGAATCAAACCCCGCCATGGCAATcaaactctctccctctccctcttctATGTCGTACTGTGCAGTGTCTGGCCACCCAGAAA AGATGATGAAGAGAAGGATCAGATGGAAGCGCAGCAAAACTTTTCTCAG CTTTTTGAAGGGTTGGTGGTTGTGAGGTTGGATTGGAAGCTGTCCATGGCCACCTTCGCAGGAACCTCCCAGAAGTGCACAGCCTGCGAAAAGACGGTGTATCTGGTTGACAAGTTAACAGCTGATTCCAGATCCTACCACAAAGCCTGCTTCCGATGCCACCACTGCAGAGGTACCCTAAAG CTCAGCAACTTCTGCTCATTTGAGGGAGTCCTATACTGCAGGCCTCACTATGATCAACTCTTCAAGCGAACTGGTAGTCTGGATAAGAGTTTTGAag GCACACCGAAAATTTTGAAACCAGAAAAACCTACGATTGAGAATGAG AATAGCAAGGCAGTATCAAACATGTTTGTTGGTACCAAAGATAAATGTGTGGGATGTGAAAAGACAGTGTATCCCATTGAGAAG GTCTCGGTGAATGGGACTTCATACCACAGGAGGTGCTTCAAATGTACCCATGGAGGTTGCACCATAAGCCCATCTAACTATATTGCACATGAAGGAAAGCTCTACTGCAAACACCACCACATCCAACTCTTCAAGGAGAAAGGGAATTACAGCCAGCTTGAGAATGAACGTGAAAAGCAATCGGAGACTGGTAGTTAG
- the LOC133739574 gene encoding LIM domain-containing protein WLIM1-like isoform X3, with protein MNIFEVFNKELFEGLVVVRLDWKLSMATFAGTSQKCTACEKTVYLVDKLTADSRSYHKACFRCHHCRGTLKLSNFCSFEGVLYCRPHYDQLFKRTGSLDKSFEGTPKILKPEKPTIENENSKAVSNMFVGTKDKCVGCEKTVYPIEKVSVNGTSYHRRCFKCTHGGCTISPSNYIAHEGKLYCKHHHIQLFKEKGNYSQLENEREKQSETGS; from the exons ATGAATATTTTTGAAG TTTTCAATAAAGAG CTTTTTGAAGGGTTGGTGGTTGTGAGGTTGGATTGGAAGCTGTCCATGGCCACCTTCGCAGGAACCTCCCAGAAGTGCACAGCCTGCGAAAAGACGGTGTATCTGGTTGACAAGTTAACAGCTGATTCCAGATCCTACCACAAAGCCTGCTTCCGATGCCACCACTGCAGAGGTACCCTAAAG CTCAGCAACTTCTGCTCATTTGAGGGAGTCCTATACTGCAGGCCTCACTATGATCAACTCTTCAAGCGAACTGGTAGTCTGGATAAGAGTTTTGAag GCACACCGAAAATTTTGAAACCAGAAAAACCTACGATTGAGAATGAG AATAGCAAGGCAGTATCAAACATGTTTGTTGGTACCAAAGATAAATGTGTGGGATGTGAAAAGACAGTGTATCCCATTGAGAAG GTCTCGGTGAATGGGACTTCATACCACAGGAGGTGCTTCAAATGTACCCATGGAGGTTGCACCATAAGCCCATCTAACTATATTGCACATGAAGGAAAGCTCTACTGCAAACACCACCACATCCAACTCTTCAAGGAGAAAGGGAATTACAGCCAGCTTGAGAATGAACGTGAAAAGCAATCGGAGACTGGTAGTTAG
- the LOC133739574 gene encoding LIM domain-containing protein WLIM1-like isoform X2 — protein MNKFAAFGVFRNCLSPTALISSPVVFNKELFEGLVVVRLDWKLSMATFAGTSQKCTACEKTVYLVDKLTADSRSYHKACFRCHHCRGTLKLSNFCSFEGVLYCRPHYDQLFKRTGSLDKSFEGTPKILKPEKPTIENENSKAVSNMFVGTKDKCVGCEKTVYPIEKVSVNGTSYHRRCFKCTHGGCTISPSNYIAHEGKLYCKHHHIQLFKEKGNYSQLENEREKQSETGS, from the exons ATGAATAAATTTGCTGCATTTGGTGTCTTCCGCAATTGTCTCTCACCCACTGCTTTAATCTCCTCTCCTGTAGTTTTCAATAAAGAG CTTTTTGAAGGGTTGGTGGTTGTGAGGTTGGATTGGAAGCTGTCCATGGCCACCTTCGCAGGAACCTCCCAGAAGTGCACAGCCTGCGAAAAGACGGTGTATCTGGTTGACAAGTTAACAGCTGATTCCAGATCCTACCACAAAGCCTGCTTCCGATGCCACCACTGCAGAGGTACCCTAAAG CTCAGCAACTTCTGCTCATTTGAGGGAGTCCTATACTGCAGGCCTCACTATGATCAACTCTTCAAGCGAACTGGTAGTCTGGATAAGAGTTTTGAag GCACACCGAAAATTTTGAAACCAGAAAAACCTACGATTGAGAATGAG AATAGCAAGGCAGTATCAAACATGTTTGTTGGTACCAAAGATAAATGTGTGGGATGTGAAAAGACAGTGTATCCCATTGAGAAG GTCTCGGTGAATGGGACTTCATACCACAGGAGGTGCTTCAAATGTACCCATGGAGGTTGCACCATAAGCCCATCTAACTATATTGCACATGAAGGAAAGCTCTACTGCAAACACCACCACATCCAACTCTTCAAGGAGAAAGGGAATTACAGCCAGCTTGAGAATGAACGTGAAAAGCAATCGGAGACTGGTAGTTAG
- the LOC133740352 gene encoding ADP-ribosylation factor-like protein 8a, protein MGLWEAFLNWLRSLFFKQEMELSLIGLQNAGKTSLVNVIATGGYSEDMIPTVGFNMRKVTKGNVTIKLWDLGGQPRFRSMWERYCRAVSSIVYVVDAADYDNLPVSRRELHDLLSKPSLSGIPLLVLGNKIDKKEALTKEDLTEQMELKSITDREVCCFMISCKNSTNIDTVIDWLVKHSKAKN, encoded by the exons CCTCTTTTTCAAGCAAGAAATGGAACTATCTTTGATAGGCCTTCAAAATGCCGGAAAAACATCACTTGTGAATGTTATTGCA ACTGGTGGATATAGTGAAGACATGATCCCTACG GTTGGATTCAATATGAGGAAAGTTACAAAAGGGAACGTCACTATAAAGCTGTGGGATCTTGGTGGTCAACCAAGGTTTCGAAGCATGTGGGAAAGATATTGTCGAGCAGTTTCTTCTATTGT TTATGTTGTGGATGCTGCTGATTATGACAACTTACCTGTTTCGAGAAGAGAACTTCATGATCTGTTGAGCAAGCCATCGCTTAGTGGCATTCCATTGCTTGTACTGGGTAACAAGATTGACAAAAAGGAAGCTTTGACCAAGGAAGATTTGACAGAACAAAT GGAGCTCAAGTCCATTACTGATAGGGAAGTTTGTTGCTTCATGATTTCTTGCAAGAACTCCACCAACATTGATACCGTCATTGATTGGCTTGTAAAGCATTCAAAAGCCAAAAATTGA